In Streptomyces nodosus, one DNA window encodes the following:
- a CDS encoding LysR family transcriptional regulator: MHERELRAFVAIAEIGRMDLAAKQLGYSQPAISYQIICLERSLGIKLFTRNSGGTTLTREGQMILSSARATLMLIDNIKRECLEFSRVPVAVTAV, encoded by the coding sequence ATGCACGAACGCGAATTGCGCGCTTTTGTCGCGATTGCCGAAATAGGCCGAATGGACCTTGCGGCCAAGCAGCTCGGATATTCGCAACCCGCTATTAGTTATCAGATCATATGCCTTGAGCGGTCTCTGGGCATCAAGCTGTTCACTCGAAATTCGGGGGGCACCACTCTGACTCGTGAAGGGCAGATGATTTTGTCCTCGGCACGCGCGACGTTGATGCTGATAGACAATATCAAGAGAGAATGTCTGGAATTCAGCAGAGTGCCCGTGGCCGTCACGGCCGTGTAG
- a CDS encoding SGNH/GDSL hydrolase family protein, which translates to MIGSYVAVGDSFTEGVGDPGPDGRFVGWADRFAVLLADLRPEGDFGYTNLAVRGKLLDQIVADQVPRAVELAPDLVSFCAGGNDIIRPGIDPDEVAERFERAVAALASAAGTVMVTTGFDTRGVPVLKHLRGKIATYNGHVRAIADRYGCPVLDLWSLKTVQDRRAWDADRLHLSPEGHTRVALRAGHVLGIEVPADPDQPWPPLPPRGALEERRDDIHWAREHLVPWIGRRLRGESSGDHAVAKGTVSPQDIRSRIAQGA; encoded by the coding sequence TGGGCCGACCGGTTCGCGGTGCTCCTCGCCGACCTGCGGCCCGAGGGCGACTTCGGCTACACCAATCTCGCCGTGCGCGGCAAGCTGCTCGACCAGATCGTCGCGGACCAGGTCCCGAGGGCCGTGGAGCTCGCCCCGGACCTGGTCTCGTTCTGTGCGGGCGGCAATGACATCATCCGGCCCGGCATCGACCCCGACGAGGTCGCCGAGCGTTTCGAGCGCGCCGTCGCGGCCCTCGCCTCCGCCGCTGGCACGGTGATGGTGACGACCGGCTTCGACACCCGCGGGGTACCGGTCCTCAAGCATCTGCGCGGCAAGATCGCCACCTACAACGGACATGTCCGGGCGATCGCCGACCGGTACGGCTGCCCGGTCCTCGACCTGTGGTCGCTGAAGACCGTCCAGGACCGGCGGGCCTGGGACGCCGACCGGCTCCACCTCTCGCCCGAGGGGCACACCCGGGTCGCCCTGCGGGCAGGTCATGTGCTCGGCATCGAGGTACCGGCCGACCCCGACCAGCCGTGGCCGCCGCTGCCGCCGCGCGGCGCCCTCGAGGAGCGGCGGGACGACATCCACTGGGCGCGCGAGCATCTGGTGCCGTGGATCGGGCGCCGGCTGCGCGGCGAGTCCTCCGGCGACCACGCCGTGGCGAAGGGCACCGTGTCGCCGCAGGACATCAGGTCCCGGATCGCGCAAGGCGCCTGA
- a CDS encoding methylaspartate mutase produces the protein MPAQPGFGAFVRARANAGALVVQPRMGFGDPERMREGLAATKAARGHTVGTLTLDSYTRVGDLAAAEHALREDVPLNGYPIVSHSDATTRAMLAGVRDAGFPVQVRHGSALPQHIFRKLIALGLDATEGGPVSYCLPYGRTPLAASVEAWRQCTEIFSQLRGQDAEPHLETFGGCMMGQLCPPSQLVALSVLEAFFFRAYGCRSISVSYAQQTHAGQDAEAVFALRRLCDALLPDVDWHVVIYAYMGVYPVTDAGAYRLLGQAAELAVRTGSERLIVKTVAESRRIPTVAENVAALEFAARAAEATRAAPDPGTDTQTYAEALALVEGVLNLHPDPARALLLAFERGYLDIPYCVHPDNRGRTRSRLDGEGRLCWAQTGALPLSHLVPNGQGRAVSAAGLLADLSYMRDKADREAIQHRAPAAVAASDLR, from the coding sequence ATGCCCGCGCAGCCGGGATTCGGCGCGTTCGTCCGTGCGCGGGCGAACGCCGGTGCCCTTGTGGTGCAGCCGCGGATGGGCTTCGGCGATCCGGAGCGGATGAGGGAGGGGCTGGCGGCCACCAAGGCGGCGCGGGGGCACACCGTCGGCACACTGACCCTGGACAGCTACACCAGGGTGGGGGATCTGGCCGCGGCCGAGCACGCACTGCGTGAGGACGTGCCGCTCAACGGCTACCCGATCGTCAGCCACAGCGACGCCACGACCCGGGCGATGCTGGCCGGTGTCAGGGACGCCGGCTTCCCCGTGCAGGTACGGCACGGATCGGCGCTGCCCCAGCACATCTTCCGCAAACTGATCGCCCTCGGCCTGGACGCGACCGAGGGCGGGCCCGTGTCCTACTGCCTGCCCTACGGACGCACCCCGCTGGCCGCATCGGTCGAGGCCTGGCGGCAGTGCACCGAAATCTTCTCCCAGCTGCGCGGCCAGGACGCCGAACCACATCTGGAGACCTTCGGCGGCTGCATGATGGGCCAGTTGTGCCCACCCAGCCAGCTGGTGGCACTGAGCGTGCTGGAGGCATTCTTCTTCCGTGCGTACGGGTGCCGCAGCATCTCGGTGAGCTACGCCCAGCAGACCCATGCCGGCCAGGACGCCGAGGCGGTGTTCGCGCTGCGCCGACTGTGCGATGCGCTGCTGCCCGATGTGGACTGGCATGTGGTCATCTATGCCTATATGGGGGTGTATCCGGTCACCGATGCCGGGGCGTACCGGCTGCTGGGTCAGGCCGCCGAGCTGGCCGTGCGGACCGGCTCCGAGCGGCTGATCGTCAAGACGGTCGCCGAGTCACGGCGGATCCCCACCGTCGCGGAGAACGTGGCGGCCCTGGAGTTCGCGGCCCGAGCCGCCGAGGCGACCCGTGCGGCGCCCGATCCGGGCACGGACACCCAGACATACGCCGAAGCGCTGGCGCTGGTCGAAGGGGTGCTGAACCTGCACCCGGATCCGGCTCGCGCTCTGCTGCTGGCGTTCGAACGCGGCTATCTGGACATCCCGTACTGCGTGCATCCGGACAACCGGGGCCGCACCCGCAGCCGGCTCGACGGGGAGGGCAGGCTGTGCTGGGCTCAGACCGGCGCGCTGCCGCTGTCGCATCTGGTGCCGAACGGCCAGGGCCGCGCGGTGAGCGCGGCGGGTCTGCTGGCGGACCTCTCCTATATGAGGGACAAGGCCGACCGGGAGGCGATCCAGCA
- a CDS encoding cobalamin B12-binding domain-containing protein, translated as MAQGEKEIVVVSAASAVRDRGTVVISGLASDAHTWNLVYLQLLIEELGYDVVNLGPCVPDDVLVDECRRIDPVLLVIGSVNGHGCTDGLRVVARLRACPELAATPMVIGGKLTVSDENVERHARALAEAGFDAVFPDQSSDPADFTAFIASLPAASLSDASLSAASLPATSLPATSLPAAPLPALSAGRPE; from the coding sequence GTGGCGCAGGGGGAGAAGGAAATCGTCGTGGTGAGCGCGGCCTCGGCCGTGCGGGACCGCGGCACCGTGGTGATATCGGGGTTGGCGAGCGACGCACACACCTGGAACCTGGTCTACCTTCAGCTGCTCATCGAGGAACTCGGCTACGACGTGGTCAACCTCGGGCCCTGTGTGCCGGATGATGTGCTGGTCGACGAATGCCGCCGGATCGATCCGGTGCTGCTCGTCATCGGCAGTGTCAACGGGCACGGCTGCACCGACGGCCTGCGGGTGGTGGCGCGGCTGCGCGCCTGCCCGGAGCTGGCCGCCACTCCGATGGTGATCGGAGGCAAGCTCACGGTGTCCGACGAGAACGTGGAGCGTCACGCCCGGGCACTGGCGGAGGCGGGCTTCGACGCGGTCTTCCCCGACCAGTCGTCGGACCCGGCCGACTTCACGGCGTTCATCGCCTCGCTCCCGGCCGCCTCGCTCTCCGACGCTTCGCTCTCTGCCGCCTCGCTTCCTGCCACTTCGCTTCCTGCCACTTCGCTTCCGGCCGCTCCGCTTCCGGCCCTGAGTGCCGGGAGACCCGAGTGA